Proteins found in one Meiothermus sp. Pnk-1 genomic segment:
- the crcB gene encoding fluoride efflux transporter CrcB produces MERYLLVMLGGAIGAGLRYGLGAWLQGLVGLGFPWSTFFINVSGSFLIGAVLRLSLEGSLSTEARLFLAVGILGGYTTFSTFSYETLTLVQQGEWLKAFLYVTGSVVLGFIAVWLAYRLAG; encoded by the coding sequence TGTTGGGCGGGGCCATCGGCGCGGGGTTGCGCTATGGGCTGGGGGCTTGGCTGCAAGGGCTGGTCGGGCTAGGTTTTCCCTGGAGCACCTTTTTTATCAACGTGAGCGGAAGCTTTCTAATCGGCGCGGTGCTGCGCCTCTCCCTCGAGGGCAGCCTCTCTACCGAAGCCCGGCTGTTCCTAGCCGTGGGCATTTTGGGTGGCTATACCACCTTCTCCACCTTCAGCTACGAGACCCTGACCCTGGTCCAACAGGGGGAATGGCTCAAGGCGTTCTTGTACGTGACCGGCAGCGTGGTGTTGGGATTTATAGCGGTCTGGTTGGCCTATCGCTTAGCTGGGTGA
- a CDS encoding sulfite oxidase-like oxidoreductase — protein sequence MFGKFFQAPKGDRGRVPPGQTLTERFPVLTYGPTPSLKPQEVRLRVYGRVESPLELSWDDLMALPQSDLTADFHCVTRWSKLDVKWRGVRVLDLMERVRLEPGAKAVLVHCYGGYTTNLLLEDFLRPENLLAHTLYGEPLPRDHGGPLRLVVPHLYAWKSAKWLRGLEFLDREELGFWEVNGYHRRGDPWKEERFSDE from the coding sequence ATGTTCGGTAAGTTTTTCCAAGCTCCCAAAGGCGACCGTGGCCGAGTTCCCCCCGGCCAGACCCTTACCGAGCGCTTCCCCGTGCTCACCTACGGCCCGACCCCCAGCCTAAAACCCCAGGAGGTACGGCTTAGGGTATATGGGCGGGTGGAGAGCCCCCTCGAGCTCTCCTGGGACGACCTGATGGCCCTGCCCCAAAGCGACCTCACCGCCGACTTCCACTGCGTCACCCGCTGGAGCAAGCTCGACGTGAAGTGGCGGGGGGTGCGGGTGCTCGATCTTATGGAGCGAGTCCGGCTCGAGCCCGGCGCCAAAGCTGTGCTGGTGCACTGCTACGGGGGATACACCACCAACTTGCTCCTGGAGGACTTCCTGCGCCCGGAGAACCTGCTGGCCCACACCCTTTATGGCGAACCCCTCCCGCGGGACCATGGCGGCCCTTTGCGGCTCGTCGTGCCGCACCTCTACGCCTGGAAAAGCGCCAAATGGCTGCGGGGGCTAGAGTTCTTGGACCGGGAAGAACTCGGCTTCTGGGAGGTCAACGGCTATCACCGCCGGGGGGACCCCTGGAAGGAAGAGCGCTTTAGCGATGAGTAG
- a CDS encoding DUF190 domain-containing protein produces MKLEGEAKLVRIFVGESDRWQGKPLYEAIVLEAKRQGLAGATVFKGVMGFGAHSRIHSAKILQLSEDLPVMIEIVDAEEKVRAFLPALEAMVGEGLVTMERVEVIRYQHR; encoded by the coding sequence GTGAAGCTCGAGGGTGAAGCCAAGCTCGTGCGCATCTTTGTCGGGGAGTCGGACCGTTGGCAGGGAAAACCCCTCTACGAGGCCATCGTGCTCGAGGCCAAGCGCCAGGGATTGGCGGGGGCCACGGTGTTCAAGGGGGTAATGGGCTTCGGGGCCCACTCGCGCATCCACTCCGCCAAGATCCTGCAGCTCTCCGAGGATCTCCCGGTGATGATCGAGATCGTGGATGCCGAAGAGAAGGTACGGGCCTTCTTGCCAGCGCTCGAGGCGATGGTGGGGGAGGGGTTGGTGACCATGGAGCGGGTGGAGGTGATCCGCTACCAGCACCGCTAG
- the hpt gene encoding hypoxanthine phosphoribosyltransferase yields MSTFHPGDGPIQIGEQQIQARIRELGARITQDYKGKQPHLICILNGAFIFMADLVRQIDLPLSMDFLALSSYNNDTKTSGEVELVKDLRYPISGKDVIVVEDIVDTGITLNYLLHYLDARQPASVRIAALLSKPARRRVEVPIHYLGFEIEDAYVYGYGLDRAQYDRNLPFITSIRSE; encoded by the coding sequence GTGAGCACCTTCCATCCCGGAGACGGCCCCATCCAGATCGGCGAGCAGCAGATCCAAGCGCGCATCCGCGAGCTCGGGGCCCGGATCACGCAGGACTATAAGGGGAAACAACCCCATCTGATCTGCATCCTGAACGGAGCCTTCATCTTTATGGCCGATCTGGTGCGCCAGATCGACCTGCCGCTCTCGATGGACTTCCTAGCCCTTTCCTCCTACAACAACGATACCAAGACCAGCGGCGAGGTGGAGCTGGTTAAGGACCTGCGCTACCCCATCAGTGGCAAGGACGTGATCGTGGTGGAGGACATCGTGGACACCGGGATCACCCTCAACTACCTGCTGCACTACCTGGATGCCCGTCAACCCGCTTCGGTCAGGATCGCGGCCCTCCTCTCCAAACCGGCCCGCCGCCGCGTCGAGGTACCCATCCACTACCTGGGCTTCGAGATCGAGGACGCTTACGTCTATGGCTACGGCCTGGACCGAGCCCAATACGACCGCAACCTGCCCTTCATCACCTCGATTCGCTCAGAATAG
- a CDS encoding queuosine precursor transporter: MRAYRYLDFITALFVVVLIVSNIASTKVVLLGPFTFDGGTILFPLAYIFGDVLTEVYGYKRSRRVIWTGFLLLTLATLTFGLVNALPTPPDQQNTARAFSTVLGLVPRIALASLVAYWVGEFVNSYVLAKLKIATQGRWLWTRTLGSTLIGQAFDTGLFLLIAFYGVWDDTLLRTVFVSNYVFKVGVEALFTPLTYAVVGFLKRTEGEDYYDRNTNFNPFAVR; this comes from the coding sequence ATGCGGGCTTATCGCTACTTGGACTTCATCACCGCCCTCTTCGTGGTGGTGCTGATCGTCTCCAACATCGCCTCCACCAAGGTAGTGCTGCTGGGGCCTTTCACCTTCGACGGCGGGACCATCCTGTTCCCGCTCGCCTACATCTTCGGGGACGTGTTGACCGAAGTGTATGGGTATAAGCGCTCGAGGCGGGTGATCTGGACGGGGTTCTTGTTGCTGACCCTGGCCACCTTGACCTTTGGCCTCGTGAACGCCCTCCCTACCCCTCCCGACCAGCAAAACACCGCCCGAGCTTTTTCGACCGTCCTAGGTCTGGTGCCCCGCATCGCCTTGGCCAGCCTGGTGGCCTACTGGGTAGGCGAGTTCGTCAACAGCTATGTGCTGGCGAAGCTCAAGATCGCCACCCAAGGGCGCTGGCTGTGGACCCGTACCCTCGGCTCGACCCTCATCGGACAAGCTTTCGACACCGGCCTTTTCTTGCTCATCGCCTTCTACGGGGTATGGGACGACACCCTGCTGCGGACGGTGTTCGTGTCAAACTACGTGTTCAAGGTGGGGGTGGAAGCGCTCTTTACCCCCCTTACCTACGCGGTGGTGGGATTTCTAAAGCGCACTGAGGGTGAGGATTACTACGACCGCAACACCAATTTCAACCCCTTCGCGGTTCGGTGA
- a CDS encoding pseudouridine synthase, with the protein MRLQQFLARAGVASRRKAEDLIRAGRVTINDRVAKIGSSVSDSDVVRLDGERVRLPEKKVVIALHKPVGVTTTKRDPHAERTVYQLVPDVPGLHPVGRLDKDSEGLLLLTNDGELTLKLTHPRYGVRKVYRVWCKQGRVPEADCQRLVEGVELEDGLAQALEAEPTPEGARIVMAEGKKREVRRMLRRLGYAVTRLVRWQVGPIKLGKLNPGEWRYLTPEEINVLHGRAPAKPRRVQIQSAQFGLQALVEAPTKAPRHRRGKQVKPDRGPESIHPQPTALRGSERPPTAKTSLRDARQRGAFAPQKRRSKKPRVV; encoded by the coding sequence ATGCGCTTGCAACAATTTCTCGCCCGGGCCGGGGTGGCCAGCCGCCGCAAGGCTGAAGACCTGATCCGCGCAGGGCGGGTCACCATCAACGATCGGGTAGCCAAGATCGGCTCGAGCGTCTCCGATAGCGACGTGGTGCGCCTCGATGGCGAACGGGTGCGCCTTCCCGAGAAAAAAGTGGTGATTGCCCTACATAAACCGGTGGGCGTGACCACCACCAAGCGCGACCCCCACGCCGAGCGTACCGTGTATCAGCTCGTGCCCGACGTACCTGGCCTGCATCCGGTAGGCCGCCTCGACAAGGACTCCGAGGGGCTCCTGCTGCTGACCAATGACGGCGAACTGACCCTAAAGCTCACCCACCCCCGCTATGGGGTGCGCAAGGTCTACCGGGTCTGGTGCAAGCAAGGCCGGGTGCCCGAGGCCGACTGCCAACGGCTGGTGGAGGGGGTGGAGCTTGAAGACGGGCTGGCCCAGGCCCTCGAGGCCGAGCCTACCCCAGAGGGGGCTCGGATCGTCATGGCCGAGGGGAAAAAGCGCGAGGTACGGCGGATGCTGAGGCGGCTCGGCTACGCCGTGACCCGGCTGGTGCGCTGGCAGGTGGGGCCGATCAAGCTGGGGAAGCTCAACCCCGGCGAGTGGCGCTACCTGACCCCGGAAGAGATCAACGTCTTGCACGGGAGAGCGCCGGCCAAGCCCCGCAGGGTGCAGATCCAGTCGGCCCAATTTGGGCTTCAGGCCTTAGTCGAGGCGCCGACGAAAGCCCCCCGCCATCGCCGGGGGAAGCAGGTCAAACCAGACCGCGGGCCAGAATCCATTCACCCCCAGCCAACCGCCCTCCGAGGCTCCGAGCGCCCACCCACGGCCAAAACCTCCCTCAGAGATGCCCGGCAGCGCGGCGCTTTTGCCCCACAGAAACGGCGGAGCAAAAAACCCCGAGTGGTTTGA
- a CDS encoding ATP-binding cassette domain-containing protein produces MTPLVEMRNISLRFGGNQALDNASIDLYPGEVVGLLGHNGAGKSTLIKVLSGAYQADSGQIFVNGQEVKISSPQDAQQYGIETIYQNLALADNLDAVANIFLGREKVRGVMLDEDVMELEARRVLDRLRVRIPSLRVPVANMSGGQRQTVAIGRAIHFKAKILIMDEPTAALGPEETQKVGELIKALKAEGVGIFLISHDLHDVFDLADRITVMKNGRVVGTVNTRDVTHDDVLGMIIGGVMPKRVPNA; encoded by the coding sequence ATGACACCCCTGGTCGAAATGAGAAACATCTCTTTGCGCTTTGGCGGCAACCAAGCGCTCGATAACGCCAGCATCGACCTCTACCCCGGCGAGGTGGTAGGGCTCCTGGGCCACAACGGGGCGGGGAAATCCACCTTGATCAAGGTGCTTTCGGGGGCCTACCAAGCCGATAGCGGGCAGATCTTCGTGAATGGGCAGGAGGTCAAGATCAGCAGCCCGCAAGATGCCCAGCAATATGGCATCGAGACCATCTACCAGAATTTGGCCCTAGCCGATAACCTAGACGCTGTTGCCAATATCTTCTTGGGCCGGGAGAAGGTGCGCGGAGTGATGCTCGACGAAGACGTTATGGAGCTCGAGGCCCGCAGGGTTCTGGACCGTCTGCGGGTAAGGATTCCTAGCCTGCGGGTTCCCGTGGCCAACATGTCGGGCGGGCAGCGCCAGACCGTCGCCATCGGGCGGGCCATTCACTTCAAGGCCAAAATCCTGATCATGGATGAACCCACCGCCGCCCTAGGGCCAGAGGAAACCCAAAAAGTGGGCGAGCTCATCAAAGCCCTCAAGGCCGAGGGGGTGGGGATTTTCTTGATCAGCCACGACCTGCACGATGTGTTCGACTTGGCCGACCGAATTACCGTGATGAAGAACGGGCGGGTCGTGGGAACCGTCAACACCCGCGATGTCACCCACGATGACGTGCTGGGCATGATCATCGGCGGGGTGATGCCCAAGAGAGTGCCGAACGCTTGA
- the xylA gene encoding xylose isomerase yields the protein MADYTPQPSDKFTFGLWTVGNVGRDPFGLPTRRPLEPDYIVYKLAELGAYGVNLHDDDLVPIEASPSERDRIVKRFQQALQDSGLVVPMATTNLFSDPVFKDGAFTNPDARIRAYAIQKTLRAMDLGAELGAKIYVFWGGREGAEVDAGHNTLDALARYREALNFLAEYSEDQGYGYRFALEPKPNEPRGDLYLPTVGAMLGFIATLDRPHLFGLNPEFAHETMAGLNFVHAVAQAIDAGKLFHIDLNDQKMNRFDQDLRFGAENLKAAFFLVKLLEDAGYDGPRHFDAHALRTEDEAGVWEFAKGCMRTYLILKEKARQFNADAEIQALLQAYKVQDAGLAALTQKYSKQNAEALKAHPFDRRALAERGPRLERLDQLTVELLLGVR from the coding sequence ATGGCAGATTACACCCCCCAACCCTCGGACAAGTTCACCTTTGGTCTGTGGACCGTGGGCAACGTGGGGCGCGACCCCTTCGGCCTGCCCACCCGCCGGCCCCTCGAGCCCGACTACATCGTCTACAAGCTGGCCGAGTTGGGCGCCTACGGGGTCAACCTGCACGACGACGACCTGGTCCCGATAGAAGCCAGCCCGTCCGAGCGGGACAGGATCGTGAAGCGGTTTCAGCAAGCCCTCCAAGACTCCGGCCTGGTGGTGCCGATGGCCACCACCAACCTCTTCAGCGACCCGGTGTTCAAGGACGGGGCCTTCACCAACCCCGACGCCCGGATCCGAGCTTATGCCATCCAGAAGACCCTGCGCGCCATGGACCTAGGGGCCGAGCTGGGGGCCAAGATCTACGTTTTCTGGGGCGGGCGCGAGGGGGCCGAGGTGGACGCCGGGCACAACACCTTGGACGCCCTGGCCCGCTACCGCGAGGCGCTCAATTTCCTGGCCGAGTACAGCGAGGACCAAGGCTACGGCTACCGCTTCGCCCTCGAGCCCAAACCCAACGAGCCCCGGGGCGACCTCTACCTGCCCACGGTAGGGGCCATGCTGGGCTTCATCGCCACGCTGGACCGGCCCCACCTCTTCGGGCTCAACCCCGAGTTCGCCCACGAGACCATGGCCGGGCTCAACTTCGTGCACGCAGTGGCCCAGGCCATCGACGCCGGGAAGCTCTTCCACATCGACCTCAACGACCAGAAGATGAACCGCTTCGACCAGGACTTGCGCTTCGGCGCGGAAAACCTCAAGGCGGCCTTCTTCCTGGTCAAGCTCCTCGAGGACGCGGGCTACGACGGCCCCCGCCACTTCGACGCCCACGCCCTGCGCACCGAGGACGAGGCGGGGGTGTGGGAGTTCGCCAAGGGCTGTATGCGCACCTACTTGATCCTCAAGGAGAAGGCCCGGCAGTTCAACGCCGATGCGGAGATCCAGGCCCTCCTCCAGGCCTACAAAGTACAGGACGCCGGGCTCGCCGCACTCACCCAGAAGTACAGCAAGCAGAACGCCGAAGCCCTCAAAGCCCACCCCTTCGACCGCCGAGCCCTGGCCGAGCGGGGGCCCAGGCTCGAGCGCCTGGACCAGCTCACGGTTGAGCTGTTGCTGGGCGTGCGCTAA
- a CDS encoding VanW family protein, protein MNPPHPSPRVTTRLRIALAAGLGIAVLLGGLELYFGARIFPGVTADGVAVGGMTVEEAAAQIAARGKIANRPPVAVRAAGRSYMLSAAELGWRADATATAQAAFRIGRAGGLARSLRERWIAWRQGVNVPVSGVVEQAVLFRRLEQLATALKQSPKNAKVEFKNGRFVVIPDVPGRRFDVERAAASFLADPSATTLELPVEEVAASVRASEYEARAAEANALLRPITLNYTPPGGAPKTYPLRPEQVAGLIVLRREGLEANLPAVRKLLRQVAKAYDREAVNAHYTPQTPGTPSPFTVVMEKPGWKLDQRAAEEALVPLLWQPEARTLDLPVVTVEPMLKAADLPDPGQLVLLSSATTTFKGSSAERIHNVRTAAARLDGYIIAPGETFSFNQAVGEITPEAGFKEGLVISGGRTVPGVGGGVCQVSTTTFRALYMAGLPVVERNPHAYRVRWYDPIIGFDAAVYQPYLDLRMKNDTPSPLLLRTHYDPHKVSLTVSVWGLPLGRTVTVSDPVILSRTPHPPDKYILDPNLPPGARKQVDWAADGYSVRLSRTITDASGTRTEVLSTRYRPWQAVYLVGPSQAHPDQ, encoded by the coding sequence ATGAATCCTCCCCACCCCTCCCCTAGGGTAACAACCCGCCTCAGGATAGCCTTGGCCGCGGGGCTGGGCATTGCCGTGCTGCTCGGCGGGCTCGAGCTATACTTCGGCGCGCGTATCTTCCCGGGGGTGACGGCCGACGGGGTCGCGGTGGGAGGGATGACGGTAGAGGAGGCCGCCGCTCAAATCGCCGCCCGCGGCAAGATCGCCAATCGCCCCCCGGTAGCGGTGCGAGCCGCCGGGCGCAGCTATATGCTGAGCGCCGCCGAACTGGGCTGGAGGGCCGACGCCACGGCCACGGCCCAGGCGGCTTTCCGCATCGGGCGCGCGGGCGGGCTGGCCCGCTCGCTGCGCGAACGCTGGATCGCCTGGCGACAGGGGGTGAACGTCCCGGTCTCGGGGGTGGTGGAACAAGCCGTGCTCTTCCGGCGGCTCGAGCAGCTTGCCACGGCCCTCAAGCAATCCCCCAAAAACGCCAAGGTCGAGTTCAAAAACGGCCGCTTTGTGGTAATACCCGACGTCCCGGGGCGGCGCTTCGATGTGGAGAGAGCAGCGGCCAGCTTCCTGGCTGATCCCAGCGCGACCACCCTGGAACTGCCGGTGGAGGAGGTCGCGGCAAGCGTCCGGGCCAGCGAGTACGAAGCCCGCGCTGCCGAAGCCAACGCCCTTCTGCGCCCCATCACCCTCAACTACACCCCGCCGGGGGGCGCGCCCAAGACCTACCCCCTCCGGCCCGAGCAGGTCGCCGGGTTGATCGTGCTGAGAAGAGAAGGGCTCGAGGCCAACCTTCCCGCGGTGCGTAAGCTCCTGCGGCAGGTGGCCAAGGCCTATGACCGAGAAGCGGTGAACGCGCACTACACGCCGCAGACCCCCGGCACCCCCTCCCCCTTCACCGTGGTGATGGAGAAGCCCGGCTGGAAGCTCGATCAGAGAGCGGCGGAGGAAGCCCTGGTACCCCTCCTCTGGCAGCCCGAGGCCCGCACCCTGGACTTACCGGTCGTAACCGTCGAGCCCATGCTCAAGGCCGCCGACCTGCCCGATCCCGGCCAGCTGGTGCTCCTCTCCAGCGCCACCACCACCTTCAAAGGCTCGAGCGCCGAACGCATTCACAACGTACGCACCGCGGCTGCTCGCCTCGACGGGTACATCATCGCCCCCGGCGAGACCTTCTCCTTCAACCAAGCCGTCGGCGAGATCACCCCCGAAGCCGGCTTCAAGGAGGGTTTGGTGATCTCCGGCGGGCGCACCGTGCCTGGGGTAGGAGGCGGGGTCTGCCAAGTCTCGACCACCACCTTCCGCGCCTTATACATGGCCGGCCTCCCGGTAGTGGAGCGCAACCCCCACGCCTACCGGGTGCGCTGGTACGACCCCATCATCGGCTTCGACGCCGCCGTATACCAGCCCTACCTGGACCTGCGCATGAAGAACGACACCCCCTCCCCGCTGCTCCTGCGCACCCATTACGACCCCCACAAGGTGAGCCTGACCGTGAGCGTGTGGGGCCTACCCTTGGGGCGCACGGTGACGGTATCCGACCCGGTCATCCTCTCGCGCACCCCCCACCCCCCGGACAAATACATCCTCGACCCCAACCTTCCCCCTGGGGCTCGCAAGCAGGTAGACTGGGCGGCCGATGGCTACAGCGTGCGCCTGAGCCGCACCATCACCGACGCTTCGGGCACGCGCACCGAAGTACTCTCCACCCGCTACCGCCCCTGGCAGGCGGTCTACCTGGTAGGGCCGAGCCAAGCTCACCCCGATCAGTAA
- a CDS encoding enoyl-CoA hydratase/isomerase family protein, whose product MHTWRSAYSRLKFAAPAEGVLEVILSNPGRLNAADATMHRELAYVWRDIDADPEIGAVLVRGEGGAFSAGGDFAMIEEMIRDYDTLVRVWKEARDLVYNILNCSKPVVAAIEGPAVGAGLAVALLSDISVAGKKARILDGHTRLGVAAGDHSAIIWPLLIGLNKSKYYLLLNESMSGEEAERMGLVSLCVDDDQVYAKALELAQRLTQGSATAIRWTKYALNNWLRLAGPTFDASLALEFLGFKGPDAREGLESLREKRKPEFSKKVPL is encoded by the coding sequence ATGCACACCTGGAGGTCTGCCTATTCCCGCCTCAAGTTCGCCGCGCCCGCCGAGGGGGTGCTGGAGGTCATCCTCTCCAACCCGGGCCGCCTCAACGCCGCCGATGCCACCATGCACCGCGAGCTGGCCTACGTCTGGCGCGACATCGACGCCGACCCGGAGATCGGCGCGGTGCTGGTGCGGGGCGAGGGTGGGGCTTTCAGCGCCGGGGGCGACTTCGCCATGATCGAGGAGATGATCCGCGACTACGACACCTTGGTGCGGGTCTGGAAAGAGGCCAGGGACCTCGTCTACAACATCCTGAACTGCTCCAAGCCGGTGGTGGCGGCCATCGAAGGCCCGGCGGTGGGGGCAGGGCTCGCGGTGGCGCTCCTTTCGGATATCAGCGTAGCGGGGAAGAAAGCCCGCATCCTGGACGGGCACACCCGGCTGGGGGTAGCGGCGGGGGATCACTCGGCGATCATCTGGCCCCTCTTGATCGGGCTGAACAAGTCGAAATATTACCTGCTCTTGAACGAGTCCATGAGCGGGGAGGAAGCCGAGCGGATGGGGCTGGTCTCGCTGTGCGTGGACGACGATCAGGTCTACGCCAAGGCGCTCGAGCTGGCCCAAAGGCTCACCCAGGGCTCCGCAACCGCGATCCGCTGGACCAAGTACGCCCTCAACAACTGGCTAAGGCTGGCCGGGCCGACCTTCGATGCCAGCCTGGCCCTCGAGTTTCTGGGCTTCAAGGGACCGGACGCGCGGGAGGGGCTCGAGTCGCTCAGGGAAAAGCGCAAGCCTGAATTCAGCAAGAAAGTCCCCCTCTGA